The genomic region TCATCACCTCTAACTCTAATATATTGATTTTCGTGCAGGGATGATGAATTTGACTTGGATCTTGAGGATATTATGGTAATGGAAGCAATTTGGCTTTCTATACAGGTAAGACTttattaatttatgtatttaATGGATTTGGTCCAAATAACGGATGtctacaacaacaacattaccccagtgcctcaatggctccctcaaattgcggggtaaagggggaagaggggggggggggggggggtttcgGATGTCTgaagccttacccttgtgttagccacacaaagaggctgtttccgaatgacccaagatgaaaatagcgtcgagaactgcatcgaaggaccgctacttcacaaaagaaagaagcgcaaccactttagtgagccattttgatttattccattataatccataaccaaagagtaatgagtctttggctccattggaaatatggaaacAAATAACGGATGTCTACAGGTTAATAAAAACCACTAACTCTATGCCTCCTGCCTATGGCAAAGTAATGAGGTTGGATTTACATAGcagttttattattatatttaaatgTCTGTGGTTGGCATGAAGTATGGGTGAATAGGGTGATATAGTACAACTATCTTTGTTTCTTCTGCTCGGACCAAGAGCAATCTTTTGTACTCTTGTTAGAAAGTCATATATAGATGTCTACTGCCTCATTGCAACGACCCTTTATTATCCTATAATAGGTTAACATGTTAAGCAATAGGGAGAAATTATGTTCAGTTGCTCGTCTACTTTGGCACTTCACTTTGGCTTTGTCTTGTCCGTCCGATACGACACTCGGACTGTCGAACTACGATAcaataaaacaaaacacaacgACATTTCATTTTAGgcaaaataaatataaaacttCATCACACTCCGACACGGTGAGTGTTTGACGCTTCCAGACGAGTCGGGGTAAATTAGGTTTCTTCTGGTTGCGAATTGAGGCTGGTAACGATCCTTGTTTTGCAATGTGCATTTATTGAAGGACAGAGTAATTTGTTTAATTGTCACTTTGGGAGTAAGACTTTCGTGTCGTGTTTGTTTGTGTCTTGATCCTTTTTCTGTGCAAACTGATGTAGGAGAATCAAAGGGCTGGATATCCATCTACTGGTGAAGGGTTTCACGGGCAGTACACTACCGGAGATCACCATATTCCACCAGTGACAGTTCCATCAccgtcaccatcaccatcaccatcatccCCATCTGGTGGTCTTGCGGGTGCAATTGCTGCCCTTGCCGAGCGTCAACAATTAACCGGAGAATCGTCCACCACCACTTACAATGGACACGTGTCACCTTCTGACGTGCTTGCTAGTAGTAGCAGGAGTTCTCAGAGGATGAAGAATTCGTCACACTCCCCTTTCGAAAACTACTCTTCTTCTAGGGCCATGAGTAATGCTAGAATGTTTTCTGGCGACTATGGGGTCGATCATTCGTCAGATGTTGCCGAGGCTGGGACACACTATATTAACTCTGATGACTCAGAAACCGAGGCTGCTATACTCCcgccaccaccacctccacctctGTACCACGGCCGGAATCACTCCAAGAGATTCAGAAATACTCGAAGAAAACATACGTCGTCTTCATCCAAGAATCTACATGATACAATGGCCGAAGAATGGGACTTTAATGTGATCCCCCCTCCACCGCCACAAATTCTCCAATACAACACAGCCGGTACCAGCGGTTCTCATtttgatgatgaggaagatgacaaTGACTACGAGGTCCacccaccaccgccaccaccacctccaCACTATGGTACAGATAATGGGTTTCAGTCGTCAATAGTACCTGAGACCTTTGAGGAACAGATGATGCTGGCCATGGCTGTTTCGGTAGCTGAGGCGCAAGCTAGGACTACTGCTCAGGGAGTTGCATGGCAGTAGTACACACACACTTCAGTACTTCAGCAGTGGAAAACAGAAAAAACAACAAAAGTAAAGAGTGTAAAAAGCATGATCATATCATTATCTTGTGCCCTAAATTTCCATTTTCATACAGGAATGTAACAGTTGTAATAGTTGGATTAAATTAAGAGCAGCAGTTTTCAGTGATATCTTCCCAATTGATTTATGTGCCCTTTGGCCTTGTATATAATAGTTGTCTCATCAAAAATCTTCTATGTAAAAGTTTATCTAACCCTTTTTATGGGACTTTTTTGTGAGACTCTTGTTCCAATATGATTCAATGTGTTTTTTTTGTGAAGGGAGCTACAAGGGTAATATTTTTGTCGGGATTTAAACCCAGGTTATTAGTATCACTCCTTGTAACTTTATCGGCTACACTAGTTGACATCTACACCAATATGATTTAAAGTAGTTAAGATTCTCCCGTGTGTCCATTTCCTCTAAAGTCTAAACGGTCTAGTGTGGCGATCATGCGGTCGAGCCGTCCAGGTAATGGCACAATTAATTTCACATCAATTGAGTCTGCACAGAACAGTGATGTATCATTTATGGAAAAACCCCTTCAAGGAACGTTGTATAACTAAGTATATAGGCAGCAACATCAGAGTATTTCCACAATGCACTAATTGTGCTATATTTCTGCATGTAATCGGCTAATCGCCATTGGGCCTGGCGGCTTTTAGGTAAAGTCGCCATTAGGCATGACGACTATGAAGGCAAATAATTTTGACATTAAACCCTCTTTGCTAATGTTTGCATATAATAAAAAGAAAAACCGAGACTCGACTAACTAAAACAACAATGATTTGAAACGTTACATAATTAACGGGTTCAAATAATTTTGACATCAAACCATCATGGCTAATGTATGCATCTTCCTTTATATTACCAGGAGTATCAAATAATTGCATATTCTATTATAAATCAATATGTTAAATTTCACGGGTAATAAAACTATTTATTACGAGTTATAATCAATTGGCcaaaaaaacaaactaaaatGCAAATTTAATACTGTAAAAACAAAGTAATTTGGTAATGGACATGCGGAGAAGTAAATAGTAATCCTCCTCAGGGATTATTACTCTTCTTGTtcgaacattttgagaaatttgtgaaaattctcTAATTAAAATTGGGATTAATTAAAGTATTAAACTAGGACAATTAGAGCTTAATTAGGGTATATTTAATTTAACCATGACAATTGACTAGTTGTTGAGATAAATAATGCATCTTTGATGTGGATGGGAAATCTGGGTAGTTT from Silene latifolia isolate original U9 population chromosome 3, ASM4854445v1, whole genome shotgun sequence harbors:
- the LOC141647070 gene encoding E3 ubiquitin-protein ligase DA2L — translated: MGNKLGRRQVVDDKYTRPQGLYQIKDVDYKKLRKLILESKLAPCYPGGDDCDCGLLEECPICFLYYPTLNRSRCCMKSICTECFLQMKNPNSIRPTQCPFCKTSNYAVEYKGVKSKEEKGQEQIEEQKVIEAKIRMRQQELQDEEEKQHKKQVGSSGAVSQMGSTVCSTSEGVEGEDSTAASRDTSTTYRQPQNTRQHRDDEFDLDLEDIMVMEAIWLSIQENQRAGYPSTGEGFHGQYTTGDHHIPPVTVPSPSPSPSPSSPSGGLAGAIAALAERQQLTGESSTTTYNGHVSPSDVLASSSRSSQRMKNSSHSPFENYSSSRAMSNARMFSGDYGVDHSSDVAEAGTHYINSDDSETEAAILPPPPPPPLYHGRNHSKRFRNTRRKHTSSSSKNLHDTMAEEWDFNVIPPPPPQILQYNTAGTSGSHFDDEEDDNDYEVHPPPPPPPPHYGTDNGFQSSIVPETFEEQMMLAMAVSVAEAQARTTAQGVAWQ